Proteins encoded in a region of the Pseudomonas sp. GOM7 genome:
- a CDS encoding D-2-hydroxyacid dehydrogenase family protein codes for MRIVIPDDYQRVVQGLECFSLLEGFDVRVYHDAVSDVDVLAERFAEADALVLTRERTRLDAALLQRLPRLKLISQTGRAGPHLDLEACRERGVTVAEGTGSPIAAAELTWALILNARRGLREAMNGLYAGQWQVNLGQRLYGQTLGIWGYGRIGQRLARYARAFDMPVLVWGSEASRQAAVADGHEAAPTREAFFAQADIVSLHLRLVEATRYCVSAADLARMKPDALLVNSSRAELIAPGALLEALERGRPGQAALDVFEQEPILQADHPLLTHPRVLCTPHLGYVERHSYEAYFGEAFANVRAFYQALTKQ; via the coding sequence ATGCGTATCGTGATACCCGATGACTATCAGCGCGTCGTGCAGGGGCTCGAGTGTTTCAGCCTGCTGGAGGGCTTCGATGTCCGCGTGTATCACGATGCCGTCAGTGACGTGGACGTGCTGGCCGAGCGCTTCGCCGAGGCCGACGCGCTGGTGCTGACCCGTGAGCGCACGCGCCTCGATGCCGCGCTGTTGCAGCGCCTGCCCAGGCTCAAGCTGATCAGCCAGACCGGGCGGGCAGGGCCGCATCTCGATCTGGAAGCCTGTCGCGAGCGTGGTGTGACGGTTGCCGAAGGCACCGGCTCGCCGATTGCCGCCGCCGAGCTGACTTGGGCGCTGATCCTCAATGCCCGGCGCGGGTTGCGTGAGGCCATGAACGGTCTGTACGCCGGGCAGTGGCAGGTCAACCTGGGCCAACGCCTGTACGGCCAGACGCTGGGCATCTGGGGCTACGGCAGGATCGGCCAGCGCCTGGCGCGCTATGCGCGGGCCTTCGACATGCCGGTGCTGGTGTGGGGCAGCGAGGCGTCGCGCCAGGCGGCAGTGGCCGATGGTCATGAGGCCGCGCCGACGCGTGAGGCCTTCTTCGCGCAGGCCGATATCGTCAGCCTGCACCTGCGTCTGGTCGAGGCCACGCGGTATTGCGTGAGCGCTGCCGACCTGGCGCGGATGAAGCCTGATGCATTGCTGGTCAACAGCAGCCGCGCCGAGCTGATCGCACCGGGGGCGCTGCTCGAAGCGTTGGAACGTGGTCGGCCCGGCCAGGCGGCGCTGGACGTATTCGAGCAGGAGCCGATCCTGCAGGCCGACCATCCGCTGCTCACTCACCCGCGCGTGCTCTGCACGCCGCATCTGGGCTATGTCGAGAGGCACAGCTACGAGGCCTATTTCGGCGAGGCCTTCGCCAATGTGCGGGCGTTCTATCAGGCGCTCACGAAACAGTAG